A window from Sinanaerobacter sp. ZZT-01 encodes these proteins:
- a CDS encoding sensor histidine kinase yields MIFNVTLGIFFFLSLLFDMICMGKLLGVKRQLQNMTDALNDMEAGNGNRRILAVDNELTADFSYKINEIVTRYEERISELRAADETNRQLMTSLSHDVRTPLTTLIGYLEAVHRGVATGKEREDYLKIVRRKAHDLKDYIDLLFDWFKLNSGEFSLSIERVELAELTRNILKDWIPIFEENHLNYEIEIPERALLAKVDLDGYARILNNLVQNVIAHSRATQIKIEMVQNEKEIEIHIADNGIGIEKADLPHIFKRLYKCDKGRSDKGSGLGLSIVGQMAEKMEGRINVRSEPNQYTVFTVCFPVKK; encoded by the coding sequence ATGATTTTCAATGTGACATTAGGCATATTCTTTTTTCTTTCGCTTCTGTTCGATATGATCTGTATGGGAAAACTCCTTGGCGTCAAGAGGCAGCTTCAGAACATGACAGATGCCCTGAATGATATGGAAGCGGGAAATGGGAACCGTAGAATTCTTGCCGTGGACAATGAGCTGACCGCAGATTTTTCCTACAAAATAAATGAAATAGTTACCCGTTACGAGGAAAGAATCTCAGAGCTCAGAGCGGCAGATGAAACCAACCGTCAACTAATGACGAGCCTCTCCCATGACGTGCGGACGCCGCTCACAACTTTAATCGGTTATCTAGAGGCAGTACACAGAGGTGTTGCCACAGGGAAAGAGCGTGAAGATTATCTGAAAATTGTCAGACGTAAAGCCCATGACCTTAAGGACTATATCGACCTTCTGTTCGACTGGTTCAAGCTCAACTCCGGCGAATTTTCATTATCCATAGAACGGGTAGAGCTTGCGGAATTGACACGGAATATTCTGAAAGATTGGATTCCCATCTTTGAAGAAAATCATCTGAATTATGAAATTGAAATTCCGGAAAGAGCGCTGCTTGCAAAAGTTGATCTGGACGGATATGCCCGTATCCTCAACAATCTGGTGCAAAACGTCATCGCCCATAGCCGGGCCACGCAGATTAAAATTGAAATGGTACAAAATGAAAAGGAAATTGAAATTCATATCGCGGACAATGGGATAGGCATTGAGAAAGCAGACTTGCCGCACATTTTTAAAAGACTGTATAAATGTGATAAAGGGCGATCCGATAAAGGAAGCGGATTAGGGCTGTCCATCGTTGGGCAGATGGCTGAAAAAATGGAAGGTAGGATTAACGTTCGCAGTGAGCCAAACCAATATACGGTTTTTACCGTCTGTTTTCCGGTAAAAAAATGA
- a CDS encoding helix-turn-helix transcriptional regulator translates to MQSIDNQEFGQFLAQLRKEKGMTQKQLAEQLFLSDKAISKWERGLSLPDISLLMPLSKIFNVTTTELLCGKRIAINAQFSIDEVDAIMSKTITLSKDEIEKKEHSKQIRIRIFIGSICIFIAELILFLVSGHSISTIRESVYTVELLMAISGTYFTFFAKEELPIYYDSNHISQYTHGVFRMNIPGVHLNNSNWNHIVKTVHLTTMIIFTIFPLLYFSLSSFFPRLWESGELFFTLGAVLAMFIPICIVGKKYE, encoded by the coding sequence ATGCAATCGATTGACAATCAAGAATTTGGACAGTTTTTAGCCCAATTAAGAAAAGAAAAGGGAATGACACAAAAACAGCTTGCCGAACAATTATTTTTATCAGATAAAGCAATCAGCAAGTGGGAAAGAGGATTGAGTTTGCCTGATATATCCTTACTGATGCCCCTATCAAAAATCTTCAATGTAACGACCACGGAACTGCTATGTGGAAAAAGAATAGCAATTAATGCCCAGTTTAGTATTGATGAAGTAGATGCTATCATGTCCAAAACTATTACTTTGTCCAAGGATGAAATAGAAAAAAAAGAACACTCCAAACAAATTAGAATAAGAATTTTTATCGGTTCAATTTGTATCTTTATTGCAGAATTGATTTTATTCCTTGTCAGCGGACATTCAATCAGCACGATTCGCGAAAGTGTTTATACAGTAGAACTTTTGATGGCCATTTCCGGCACATATTTTACATTTTTTGCAAAGGAAGAATTACCCATTTATTATGATAGCAATCATATAAGCCAGTATACCCACGGTGTGTTTCGCATGAATATCCCCGGCGTCCATCTTAACAACAGTAACTGGAATCATATTGTTAAGACAGTACATCTGACAACAATGATTATTTTTACCATATTTCCGCTCTTATATTTTTCACTTTCATCGTTTTTCCCTCGACTTTGGGAAAGTGGGGAGTTATTTTTCACTTTAGGTGCAGTTCTTGCGATGTTTATTCCCATATGTATTGTTGGAAAAAAATATGAATAA
- a CDS encoding S8 family serine peptidase: protein MKKRKIGFAGFLVLALVTGCFMSGGQAFAMAEEIETIPGEIILSIGENNSIQSMEENINEQLDNLLQDNDFILKDDLLESTEIKDGDEFHILGQDNLQDDVIENMGYTYLVGYPSEEYTFEEAKAKLEERLTNSGYEIKALEPNYVMTAFEATSGQNQNFDINPKQKWNYEMIQVPNAWTITTGGSNTRVAILDTGIDNTHPSLSSYVDTSLGKNFASGSSTDTMDRLGHGTHVAGTVASYGEVTGVMRTATLIPIKVLGDNGRGSIYGIQQGILYAAKQNVDVINMSLGGGRYSSTFNSACKTAVQNGTVVVAASGNESASSISYPSAYDSVIAVGAVDSNGERGYFSNYGTGLDFMAPGVDIYSTYLTNDGSYDYLTGTSMACPHVAGVVGLLKSVDKDITAEEVRGLLKETAKPAGSSKEYGAGIVNAYKALQKLTGIEVNGSDNTTAFNAEKWIPEQHYQLGSVVSYDGNIYVCIKAHMSQKDSNPSNAAALWFLCEETEETAA, encoded by the coding sequence ATGAAAAAAAGAAAGATAGGTTTTGCTGGTTTTTTGGTATTAGCTCTAGTTACAGGTTGCTTTATGAGTGGAGGACAAGCTTTCGCAATGGCAGAGGAAATAGAGACCATTCCGGGAGAAATAATTCTAAGTATCGGAGAAAATAACTCTATACAGTCAATGGAGGAAAATATAAATGAACAACTTGATAACTTATTGCAGGATAATGATTTTATACTGAAAGATGACTTGCTAGAATCTACCGAAATAAAAGATGGTGATGAATTTCATATTTTAGGACAAGACAACTTGCAGGATGACGTGATTGAGAACATGGGATATACTTATTTAGTCGGATATCCTTCAGAGGAATATACTTTTGAAGAAGCAAAAGCGAAATTAGAAGAGCGGCTGACTAATTCAGGATATGAAATTAAAGCATTGGAGCCCAATTATGTTATGACAGCTTTTGAAGCAACAAGCGGGCAAAATCAGAATTTTGATATAAATCCCAAGCAAAAGTGGAATTATGAAATGATCCAGGTTCCTAATGCATGGACAATAACAACAGGCGGGAGCAATACACGTGTGGCGATATTGGATACAGGAATTGATAACACGCATCCATCACTAAGCAGCTATGTCGATACGAGCTTAGGGAAGAACTTTGCCAGTGGATCCAGCACAGATACGATGGATCGGTTAGGCCATGGTACACACGTTGCCGGAACAGTTGCAAGTTATGGAGAAGTAACAGGCGTAATGAGAACAGCGACGTTAATCCCTATAAAGGTATTAGGTGATAATGGAAGAGGGAGCATTTATGGAATCCAACAGGGAATTCTGTATGCTGCAAAACAAAATGTAGATGTAATTAATATGTCTTTGGGTGGCGGTCGTTATTCTAGTACTTTTAACTCTGCTTGCAAAACTGCAGTTCAAAATGGAACGGTTGTCGTAGCGGCATCAGGAAATGAATCTGCATCCTCTATTTCTTATCCGTCAGCCTATGACTCTGTTATAGCCGTTGGAGCAGTAGACAGCAATGGTGAAAGAGGATATTTTTCCAACTATGGAACCGGATTAGATTTTATGGCACCTGGAGTAGATATTTACAGTACATATCTAACCAATGATGGCAGTTATGATTACTTGACAGGAACTTCTATGGCGTGTCCACATGTTGCCGGTGTGGTTGGTTTGTTAAAATCTGTGGATAAAGACATTACAGCGGAAGAAGTAAGAGGATTACTTAAGGAAACTGCAAAACCTGCAGGAAGTTCAAAAGAATATGGAGCCGGAATTGTAAATGCTTATAAAGCATTGCAGAAACTAACCGGAATTGAAGTAAACGGTAGTGATAATACAACTGCATTCAATGCGGAAAAATGGATACCAGAACAACACTATCAGTTAGGAAGTGTTGTTTCTTATGATGGAAACATATATGTTTGCATTAAAGCACACATGTCTCAAAAAGACTCGAATCCATCAAATGCAGCAGCATTATGGTTCTTATGTGAGGAAACGGAGGAGACTGCGGCATAA
- a CDS encoding DUF3788 domain-containing protein produces MLDLKDINYQPNIQEISEYINNPIFSQFYNFINNEYNALCKVEYSKDVWARGWNIKLRKAGKSLCVIYPKEGYFTVLVVIGKKEKEKVNDLLAQLSDEMQKIFHNTKEGNGQRWLMIDLFDSGCLCQDTLKLIQIRRESK; encoded by the coding sequence ATGTTAGATTTAAAAGATATTAATTATCAACCAAATATTCAAGAGATAAGTGAATATATAAATAATCCTATTTTTAGTCAATTCTATAACTTCATAAATAACGAATATAATGCTCTTTGTAAAGTTGAGTATAGTAAAGATGTATGGGCTCGTGGTTGGAATATCAAATTAAGAAAAGCAGGAAAATCTCTTTGTGTTATTTATCCTAAAGAAGGTTATTTTACTGTATTAGTTGTTATAGGAAAGAAAGAAAAAGAAAAAGTCAACGATTTATTAGCACAGCTATCAGACGAGATGCAGAAAATTTTTCATAATACAAAAGAGGGGAACGGACAAAGATGGCTCATGATAGATTTGTTTGATAGCGGTTGTTTATGCCAAGATACATTAAAATTAATTCAAATTCGCAGAGAAAGCAAATAA
- a CDS encoding response regulator transcription factor — MGYRILVIDDDKELCALIEQSVAAESIGADHCYSGADGLAILQKNDYQLILLDVMMPGMDGFETMEKIRQKSRIPILMLTSKNDSTSKIRGLRSGADDYLTKPFDMEELIARVLSLIRRYTRFNMTGDHSQPLTYQGLTIDMDSRSVTTQNGTFELPPKEFDLLLFCVKNQGKILTKQQIYEEVWGEPYVYDDSNIMAIISRLRKKIELDSGTPYYIQTVKGIGYRFNKEV, encoded by the coding sequence ATGGGCTATAGAATCTTAGTGATTGACGATGATAAAGAATTGTGTGCTTTAATCGAGCAGAGCGTTGCTGCTGAGAGTATAGGTGCAGACCATTGCTATTCTGGCGCAGACGGACTCGCCATACTCCAAAAGAATGATTACCAGTTGATTCTTTTGGATGTGATGATGCCGGGAATGGACGGTTTTGAAACCATGGAAAAAATACGACAAAAAAGCAGGATTCCCATTCTGATGCTGACTTCCAAAAACGACAGCACATCAAAGATCCGCGGATTACGTTCCGGCGCGGATGACTATCTGACAAAACCTTTTGATATGGAAGAGCTGATTGCCCGAGTACTTTCTCTGATTCGCCGGTATACACGGTTTAATATGACTGGAGATCATTCGCAGCCGTTGACCTATCAAGGGCTAACCATAGATATGGACAGCCGGAGCGTAACGACTCAGAACGGAACGTTTGAATTGCCGCCGAAAGAATTTGACCTTCTGCTGTTCTGCGTGAAAAACCAGGGGAAGATTTTAACAAAGCAACAGATTTACGAAGAAGTATGGGGAGAGCCATACGTTTACGATGACAGCAACATCATGGCAATTATCAGCAGGCTCCGCAAAAAGATAGAACTCGACTCCGGTACGCCTTATTACATCCAGACGGTAAAGGGAATCGGCTACCGTTTTAACAAGGAGGTGTAG
- a CDS encoding ABC transporter ATP-binding protein, whose translation MIHVLKKIYNFSGKMQGTMRLTVLFSVLHSIFDMMSFAALALVFSGIINGFGTAAIWQIFGITFAGMILKIICSYISDFYKVKIGYFMCAEKRIHIGDRIKYMPMGYFSDHNLGNLTSVVTTTIGDIENNAPTVLTNILGGYIHVAVITIVMAVIDWRIGLTILCGILLFTWCISSLQKKSEKVSPERQTAQEKLVSNVLEYVQGMLIVKSFNLGRDSNSKIKQAILESKSKNLKLEHLFIPYTVLQQMILYGTSVVIITEALIFHLNGSMSLPICLLMTVGSFMLFGELQSAGNSSSLLRLLDASIDKVEEINRTPVMDEKGNVQTPSNFDIAFENVSFSYGDHKILDNVSLSIPQKTTTAIIGPSGAGKSTLCNLIARFWDVDGGKITIGGIDVRDYTLDSLLANISEVFQKVYLFADTIENNIKFGKPNASHKEVKLAAERACCHDFIMSLPDGYNTVIGEGGASLSGGEKQRISIARAILKDAPIIILDEATSSVDPENENMLMEAIAELTKNKTVIMIAHRLKTIRNADRIFVLADGHIVQQGTHEKLINANGIYEQFIRARKKAVGWKLK comes from the coding sequence ATGATTCATGTATTAAAAAAAATATATAATTTTTCAGGGAAAATGCAAGGAACAATGAGATTGACAGTTCTGTTTTCAGTACTGCATTCCATTTTTGATATGATGTCCTTTGCTGCGCTTGCGTTGGTTTTTTCAGGCATTATAAACGGCTTTGGAACAGCAGCAATCTGGCAGATATTCGGAATCACTTTTGCAGGTATGATATTGAAAATTATCTGCAGTTATATTTCAGATTTTTACAAAGTAAAAATAGGCTATTTCATGTGCGCCGAAAAGCGCATTCATATTGGCGATCGTATTAAATACATGCCAATGGGATATTTCAGTGATCACAATCTGGGTAATTTAACTTCTGTGGTTACCACCACGATAGGCGACATTGAAAACAATGCACCAACCGTGTTGACTAACATTTTAGGCGGATACATTCATGTAGCAGTTATTACAATTGTTATGGCTGTCATTGACTGGAGGATAGGATTAACCATTCTCTGTGGTATCCTGCTGTTTACCTGGTGCATCAGCAGTCTTCAAAAAAAATCCGAAAAAGTTTCTCCAGAGAGGCAGACGGCGCAAGAGAAACTTGTCTCAAATGTATTGGAGTATGTGCAGGGAATGTTAATTGTCAAATCCTTTAACCTGGGCAGAGACTCCAACAGCAAAATAAAACAGGCTATTTTAGAAAGCAAATCTAAAAATCTGAAGCTGGAGCATTTATTTATTCCTTACACCGTTCTGCAGCAGATGATACTATATGGCACAAGCGTAGTCATAATTACGGAAGCGTTGATTTTTCACCTCAACGGCTCGATGAGCCTGCCCATATGCCTGTTAATGACGGTTGGTTCCTTCATGCTGTTTGGGGAACTCCAATCAGCCGGAAATTCGTCTTCCCTATTGCGGCTTCTGGATGCCTCAATCGATAAAGTCGAAGAAATTAACAGAACACCTGTCATGGATGAGAAGGGGAACGTACAGACTCCGTCTAATTTCGATATAGCATTTGAAAACGTTTCTTTTTCTTATGGTGATCATAAAATTCTGGATAACGTCAGCTTGTCAATTCCACAGAAAACAACAACTGCCATTATCGGGCCTTCTGGTGCGGGCAAGAGCACTCTATGTAACCTGATTGCCCGTTTTTGGGACGTGGATGGAGGGAAAATTACAATTGGCGGAATCGATGTCCGCGATTATACGCTGGATAGTCTATTGGCGAATATAAGCGAGGTATTTCAGAAGGTCTATCTGTTTGCTGATACGATTGAAAACAACATCAAATTCGGAAAACCAAATGCATCTCATAAGGAAGTTAAGCTTGCGGCAGAGAGAGCTTGCTGTCATGACTTTATTATGAGTCTTCCGGATGGCTACAACACCGTTATTGGAGAAGGCGGTGCATCACTGTCAGGTGGTGAAAAACAAAGAATTTCCATAGCCCGTGCTATTTTAAAAGATGCGCCCATCATCATATTGGATGAAGCCACATCCAGTGTTGATCCGGAAAATGAGAATATGCTGATGGAGGCAATTGCAGAATTAACTAAAAATAAAACCGTTATTATGATTGCGCATCGGCTGAAGACAATACGGAATGCTGACCGAATTTTTGTCCTGGCTGACGGACATATTGTACAGCAGGGGACACATGAAAAGCTGATCAATGCAAATGGTATCTATGAACAATTCATTCGTGCCCGCAAAAAGGCGGTTGGATGGAAATTAAAATAG
- a CDS encoding Crp/Fnr family transcriptional regulator yields MNKAKTDGVWNELLLRYRVSLDAVNLDILMSIFHQKMMKKNEFFIREGEKSTEIGLIIKGVFRSFYIDEQGNEITKYFHAEGDLLFSYLAYLSQKESTYYLQALEDSEILVTSVADFEKIMEGNYQLLLFNKKITESALVMKEEHAISFKLWDSMERYNNFSICFPGLEQRIKQCDLASYLGITPVSLSRLKAKRLNK; encoded by the coding sequence ATGAACAAAGCAAAAACTGATGGAGTATGGAATGAGCTTTTACTCAGATATAGAGTATCCCTTGATGCTGTCAATCTGGACATACTAATGTCAATTTTTCATCAAAAGATGATGAAGAAGAATGAGTTCTTCATAAGAGAGGGTGAAAAATCAACAGAAATAGGTCTTATAATCAAGGGAGTTTTTCGATCTTTTTACATTGATGAGCAAGGCAATGAAATTACGAAGTACTTTCATGCAGAGGGGGATCTGTTATTTTCTTATTTGGCTTATTTATCACAAAAGGAATCTACTTATTATTTGCAAGCGCTCGAAGACAGTGAGATTTTAGTGACTTCCGTTGCTGATTTTGAAAAAATCATGGAAGGGAATTATCAGTTATTGTTATTTAATAAAAAGATAACAGAGTCGGCGCTTGTAATGAAAGAGGAACATGCAATCAGCTTTAAATTATGGGATAGCATGGAGCGTTACAATAACTTTTCCATCTGTTTTCCGGGATTGGAACAAAGGATAAAACAGTGTGATCTGGCATCTTACCTTGGAATCACGCCAGTTTCTCTAAGTAGACTAAAAGCAAAACGTCTTAACAAATGA